In Carassius carassius chromosome 5, fCarCar2.1, whole genome shotgun sequence, one genomic interval encodes:
- the nanos2 gene encoding nanos homolog 1, with amino-acid sequence MMQSSPSMTEREKSIPAADGCFLMWRDYMDLRGTLSQLLEQRDREHAADVGGTPAEGFVRTGSSSSVSSTSASSSRDPWTPRDSCGFCRQNGETPVVYMSHRLKARDGRILCPILRSYVCPFCSATGDRAHTRHYCPRRNTPETGDP; translated from the coding sequence ATGATGCAGTCATCCCCCTCTATGACCGAGCGAGAGAAGAGCATCCCCGCAGCTGACGGGTGTTTCCTGATGTGGCGGGACTACATGGACCTCCGCGGGACCCTGTCGCAGCTGCTGGAGCAGCGCGACCGAGAACACGCCGCAGATGTCGGCGGGACGCCCGCGGAGGGTTTCGTGAGAACCGGATCCAGCAGCAGCGTCTCCAGCACCTCCGCCTCCTCCAGCCGAGACCCGTGGACCCCTCGGGACTCCTGCGGATTCTGCCGACAAAACGGAGAGACTCCGGTGGTGTACATGAGTCACAGACTGAAAGCCCGAGACGGACGGATCCTCTGCCCGATCCTGAGGAGCTACGTGTGTCCGTTCTGCTCCGCCACCGGAGACCGGGCGCACACCCGCCACTACTGTCCGCGGAGGAACACACCTGAGACCGGCGACCCGTGA